One window from the genome of Butyrivibrio proteoclasticus B316 encodes:
- a CDS encoding iron chaperone encodes MKWKCPKCGREFSKQNQGHYCMKPQNIEEYIAVQDAQVQPRLKEVRDILAEALPEAEERISWSMPTFWKGRNIIHFAAAKKHIGLYPGDGATEAFKKELTGFDVSKGTIRLPYDQELPADLIARIARWCYEEYRK; translated from the coding sequence ATGAAGTGGAAATGCCCGAAATGCGGTAGGGAGTTCAGTAAACAGAATCAGGGTCATTACTGTATGAAACCGCAGAATATCGAGGAGTACATTGCTGTACAGGATGCACAGGTACAGCCCAGGCTGAAGGAAGTCCGCGACATTCTGGCAGAAGCATTGCCGGAGGCTGAGGAACGCATATCCTGGTCGATGCCTACTTTCTGGAAGGGGAGAAATATCATTCACTTTGCAGCAGCCAAAAAGCATATTGGGCTATATCCGGGTGATGGCGCCACCGAAGCGTTTAAAAAGGAACTGACAGGATTCGATGTGAGTAAGGGGACGATCCGGCTGCCGTATGACCAGGAGTTGCCTGCGGATCTGATCGCAAGAATCGCCAGATGGTGCTATGAGGAGTACAGAAAATGA
- the gloA2 gene encoding SMU1112c/YaeR family gloxylase I-like metalloprotein codes for MKLNRIHHIAVICSDKDTALNFYHNKLGFRILRENYRPERDDWKIDLKLDDSEIELFIMKDHPLRPSPEAYGLRHLAFRVDSVDETVAELESMGIPCEPIRRDAFTGEKMTFFRDPDGLPLEIHE; via the coding sequence ATGAAATTAAATCGCATTCATCATATTGCGGTGATTTGTTCCGACAAAGACACTGCTCTGAACTTTTACCATAATAAGCTTGGCTTTCGAATTCTGCGAGAGAACTATAGACCGGAACGGGATGATTGGAAGATTGACCTTAAGCTCGATGACAGCGAAATTGAACTTTTTATTATGAAGGATCATCCACTCCGTCCTTCTCCCGAAGCTTACGGATTGCGTCATCTTGCTTTCCGTGTAGATAGTGTAGATGAGACCGTCGCAGAATTGGAGTCTATGGGTATCCCTTGTGAACCGATACGACGGGATGCTTTCACGGGTGAAAAAATGACGTTTTTCCGTGACCCGGACGGGCTTCCTTTGGAAATACATGAGTAA
- a CDS encoding DUF2200 domain-containing protein, whose product MARRSVFDMRFQDIYSALIQKAERKGRTIEEVKEVTAWLTGYSTEQIDAAMNSDITYGEFFSDTPAYNQRAALITGKICGIQIETIEDPLMKKIRQLDKLVDELAKGKPMESILR is encoded by the coding sequence ATGGCACGACGTTCGGTATTTGATATGCGTTTTCAAGATATCTACTCTGCATTGATCCAGAAGGCAGAACGTAAAGGAAGGACGATAGAGGAAGTCAAGGAGGTGACTGCCTGGCTCACCGGATACTCGACGGAGCAAATCGATGCTGCAATGAATTCAGATATTACATATGGTGAGTTTTTCTCTGACACACCTGCCTATAATCAGCGTGCGGCTCTTATTACCGGAAAGATATGTGGTATTCAGATAGAGACGATTGAAGATCCTTTGATGAAGAAAATCCGGCAGCTTGACAAGCTGGTGGATGAACTTGCGAAGGGAAAACCAATGGAGAGTATTTTAAGATGA
- a CDS encoding MerR family transcriptional regulator: MTIKEVEQLLEVPRATIRFYEKENLIKPVRESNGYRDYSEYDVGRLKQIILLRKIGFSVIDIEDVLDEARTLDEVLEENLVRLGKQIEELNGAVLLSKRLKSDDVDIASFDVDKYWNVLEDAERRGNKFMDIARDIADTEKKTVFSYMGWTDMNGNLYDFPKSVIKFIGLIFILGIACFIRGEWTLVNFMSGVTIVAIILVESIIRIPLHFFGNRRKDKE; encoded by the coding sequence ATGACAATTAAAGAAGTGGAGCAGCTGTTAGAAGTTCCCAGAGCAACGATAAGGTTTTATGAAAAAGAGAATCTTATAAAGCCAGTCAGAGAAAGTAATGGATACCGTGACTATTCTGAATATGATGTTGGAAGGTTGAAACAGATTATCCTCCTTCGAAAGATAGGCTTTTCGGTGATTGACATAGAGGACGTTCTAGACGAAGCGAGAACTTTGGATGAAGTACTTGAAGAAAATCTGGTAAGACTTGGAAAACAGATTGAAGAACTTAATGGAGCAGTACTGCTTAGTAAACGCCTGAAAAGTGATGATGTGGATATTGCATCCTTCGATGTAGATAAGTATTGGAATGTCCTGGAGGATGCAGAGCGCAGGGGCAATAAATTTATGGACATTGCCAGGGATATAGCAGATACAGAGAAAAAGACAGTATTTAGTTACATGGGTTGGACAGACATGAATGGTAATCTTTATGATTTTCCGAAAAGTGTTATAAAGTTTATCGGTCTTATATTTATTTTGGGAATAGCATGTTTTATCCGTGGTGAATGGACGCTGGTAAACTTTATGTCAGGAGTGACAATAGTAGCAATCATTCTGGTGGAAAGCATTATTCGTATTCCGCTTCATTTTTTTGGAAACAGAAGAAAGGATAAAGAGTGA
- a CDS encoding asparaginase, with the protein MSRKILIINTGGTLSAVMKKNGLIPGLSIHDMQKELKMVSGDTDIEIEDFCSVDSANIFPEDWCALAQKISDCRNDYDGIVVIHGTDTLAYTSSMLSFMLRNINIPVVITGSQLSITNPVADAMENCRCAIHMAASQIPGIFVAFNRKVILGCRASKVRSLSFDAFESINYPNIATISSLGMKIETAAVPERTGIFKLANTYSDKVCMIKMFPGIHRSFIESIAEQGYKGLYIEAYGIGGMPFLKHDFIGALDKVIQNGMTVVVGTQCRYEGTKMDVYETGKRAMAIGALEARDMTGEAALTKLMWILGMTEDIKEIRDFYSINMAGEMSKI; encoded by the coding sequence ATGAGCAGAAAAATTTTGATAATAAATACCGGCGGAACTTTGTCCGCTGTAATGAAAAAGAATGGGCTTATTCCGGGCCTGTCTATTCATGACATGCAAAAGGAACTCAAGATGGTTTCCGGTGATACTGATATTGAGATTGAAGATTTTTGTTCTGTAGACAGTGCCAATATTTTTCCGGAGGACTGGTGTGCTCTGGCGCAGAAGATCAGCGATTGCCGCAATGACTATGACGGAATTGTCGTCATTCACGGAACTGATACACTTGCGTATACATCATCAATGCTCTCTTTTATGTTGAGAAATATTAATATTCCGGTAGTGATCACGGGATCGCAGCTGTCAATTACTAATCCGGTGGCAGATGCTATGGAGAACTGCAGATGTGCTATACACATGGCTGCAAGTCAGATCCCCGGAATTTTTGTGGCTTTTAACAGAAAGGTTATTCTGGGCTGCAGAGCATCAAAAGTCAGATCTCTTAGTTTTGATGCCTTTGAGAGTATTAATTATCCTAATATAGCTACAATCAGCTCTTTGGGTATGAAGATTGAAACTGCAGCTGTTCCGGAGAGGACCGGGATATTCAAATTAGCAAATACATATTCTGATAAAGTTTGCATGATAAAGATGTTTCCGGGAATTCATAGAAGCTTTATCGAATCTATTGCTGAACAGGGGTATAAAGGCCTGTATATCGAGGCTTACGGCATCGGTGGTATGCCATTTCTCAAGCACGATTTTATTGGAGCATTAGATAAAGTTATTCAGAATGGAATGACAGTTGTCGTGGGTACCCAGTGCAGATATGAAGGAACCAAGATGGATGTATATGAGACCGGTAAAAGAGCTATGGCTATAGGAGCACTTGAAGCGCGCGATATGACAGGTGAAGCAGCTCTTACAAAACTCATGTGGATTTTGGGAATGACGGAAGACATTAAGGAAATACGTGACTTCTATTCTATCAATATGGCTGGTGAAATGTCTAAAATATAA
- a CDS encoding C39 family peptidase encodes MKKTIRSVLIFITLIIIVLVGLLIKLRIQTGRILTDYSSIYKDDKYGAPVYVDGVEVITQDVSCGYACIEMFSAWNGGHLTEEDLYNEYGKVITSTGDKFCEEMNKRFPEYTTSIHKYMSNTELIDAAYENLARGVPVPFEWAAKYGDVWTLHYSLLVGMDIPNDKITVANPYGYVEELSVDEFLQRTSFEAYENMPFYFKLAFAVGMFEKNTIFTVHGLNGN; translated from the coding sequence TTGAAAAAGACAATTCGCAGTGTTCTCATTTTTATAACGCTGATTATTATTGTGTTGGTGGGACTTTTGATAAAGCTACGGATACAGACAGGAAGAATCCTTACTGATTATTCATCTATATATAAAGATGATAAATATGGTGCTCCTGTATATGTTGATGGAGTAGAGGTAATAACCCAGGATGTTTCCTGTGGTTATGCTTGTATTGAGATGTTTTCTGCATGGAATGGGGGACATCTGACAGAAGAGGATCTGTACAATGAATATGGCAAGGTCATAACCTCAACAGGAGATAAGTTCTGCGAAGAAATGAACAAGCGCTTTCCGGAGTACACTACGTCTATCCATAAATACATGTCAAACACGGAACTGATAGATGCAGCTTATGAAAATCTGGCAAGAGGAGTACCTGTGCCATTTGAGTGGGCAGCTAAGTATGGTGATGTGTGGACTCTTCATTATTCCCTGCTTGTTGGGATGGATATTCCTAATGACAAGATAACTGTAGCAAATCCTTATGGTTATGTTGAAGAGTTGTCTGTAGATGAATTTTTACAGCGCACAAGTTTTGAAGCCTATGAGAATATGCCTTTTTATTTCAAATTGGCATTTGCTGTAGGGATGTTTGAGAAGAATACAATCTTTACTGTTCACGGATTGAACGGAAACTAA